A single genomic interval of Mucilaginibacter robiniae harbors:
- the porM gene encoding type IX secretion system motor protein PorM/GldM, whose amino-acid sequence MAGGKETPRQRMIGILYLVLLGLVALNVPDSLLNAFKNISDSLSASKSNVQTGINNTYDAFEKTKLKEQPDRAKPIYDKAKQASTVAKELDDYVEGLKKQLIEKAGGFDENLGDYKGRDNLDISADLMVNHKNGEALHKKIDETRDKLLALLDPKERETTKLSLSADAPEAKKGNAKLKWEEAYFGDGIPMGAAMTSLNKVQADAKNAESDVVKRILGKVDQAVVNLDKFAAVAVAPSSYIIAGQPYKAEVFLTASDSKSSPDIAVNGSRLQVVDGKGQYATGTSGEGIRTWVGTIRVRQNDGTFKEYKTAPQTYQVAKPSATVAADKMNVLYIGVGNPLSVSAPGIPKDKLHLSITGGSVSGSGGSYEAKVSSPGTATVTVSGEASPGHNQVLGSTQFRVKRIPDPKAVFGGKSGGTSATANLKAQDRLFAKLDNFEFDAKFNITRFNMIILRPRQDPIPLSTSGGELSGQMRQAMSLLTPGSTVAFTNIIAVGPDGSQRGLDDIVFRAN is encoded by the coding sequence ATGGCTGGAGGTAAAGAAACCCCAAGGCAGCGAATGATAGGCATTCTGTACTTGGTACTATTGGGTTTAGTTGCGCTAAACGTGCCCGATAGTTTGCTAAATGCATTTAAAAATATCAGCGACAGCCTTTCGGCATCTAAATCAAATGTACAAACTGGTATTAATAACACTTATGATGCCTTTGAAAAAACAAAGCTGAAAGAGCAGCCTGACCGGGCTAAGCCTATTTACGATAAAGCGAAACAGGCCAGCACCGTTGCTAAGGAGCTGGACGATTACGTAGAAGGTTTAAAAAAGCAGTTGATTGAAAAAGCAGGTGGCTTCGACGAAAATCTGGGCGATTATAAAGGTCGTGATAACCTGGATATATCAGCCGATTTAATGGTTAATCATAAAAACGGTGAAGCCCTGCACAAAAAGATTGATGAAACACGTGATAAGCTGTTAGCATTGCTTGATCCTAAAGAACGGGAAACTACCAAGCTATCATTATCAGCCGATGCACCTGAAGCTAAAAAGGGGAATGCTAAACTGAAATGGGAAGAAGCTTACTTTGGTGATGGTATCCCGATGGGTGCTGCCATGACCTCGCTGAACAAAGTGCAGGCTGATGCAAAAAACGCTGAATCGGACGTGGTAAAACGCATTTTGGGTAAAGTTGATCAGGCTGTAGTGAACCTGGATAAATTTGCAGCTGTTGCTGTAGCACCAAGCAGCTACATCATTGCCGGTCAGCCTTACAAAGCTGAAGTGTTCCTGACTGCATCTGATTCTAAATCAAGCCCTGATATTGCTGTAAACGGTTCACGTTTACAAGTAGTAGATGGTAAAGGTCAATACGCTACAGGTACCAGCGGCGAAGGTATCCGTACCTGGGTAGGTACCATACGTGTACGCCAGAATGATGGTACTTTTAAAGAGTATAAAACAGCGCCACAAACCTACCAGGTAGCAAAACCATCAGCTACAGTAGCTGCTGATAAAATGAATGTACTTTATATTGGTGTAGGCAACCCGTTGTCGGTTTCAGCGCCAGGTATTCCGAAAGATAAATTACATTTAAGCATTACAGGTGGTTCGGTAAGTGGTTCAGGCGGCTCTTACGAGGCTAAAGTAAGCTCTCCGGGCACTGCAACAGTTACTGTATCAGGCGAAGCTTCACCGGGCCATAATCAAGTGTTGGGTTCAACACAGTTCCGTGTAAAGCGTATTCCTGACCCGAAAGCCGTATTTGGTGGCAAAAGCGGTGGTACAAGCGCAACAGCTAACCTAAAAGCGCAAGATCGCTTATTTGCCAAACTGGATAATTTTGAATTTGATGCTAAGTTCAACATTACCCGTTTCAATATGATTATTCTGCGTCCTCGGCAAGATCCTATTCCGCTGTCAACCAGTGGTGGCGAGCTTTCCGGCCAGATGCGTCAGGCCATGAGCTTACTTACACCGGGTTCTACCGTAGCATTTACCAACATTATTGCTGTAGGCCCTGATGGCTCGCAACGTGGATTGGATGATATAGTGTTCAGAGCAAACTAA
- the porK gene encoding T9SS ring complex lipoprotein PorK/GldK: MRRFYFLLLLLSGAVWSGCGTSDRGEVVGVRQRLFRPELPYNMVYVPGGSFLMGQTDQDVTFAQISQTKQVTVSPFFMDQTEVSNSQYHQFVNWVRDSIAITTYLNDDKYYVKPKDANAAGNKKYINWDYVKKYPVWNGARKGQASNSGKLQGMYYQGDDQILGRNELDVRLLKYNYTITNLREASNLRFDKTKKRSDFIFRDTIAIYPDTLVWLNDFAYAANEPMVEGYFSHPAYQNYPVVGVNWRQARAFTIWRQRYNENYKDARHLPRRLDYSLPTEAEFEYAARGGRIGTDYPWGGPYIKNSKGCLQANFKPGRGNYTDDGGPTTVSVRSYFPNDYGLYNMAGNVAEWTLSAFDESSSTFVHDMNPTFNYDAKSTDPEVMKRKVVRGGSWKDIGYFLQNSTRTYEYQDSAKAYIGFRCVSHFVGRDFRDKR, translated from the coding sequence ATGAGGAGATTTTACTTTCTTTTATTGTTATTGTCAGGTGCGGTATGGAGTGGTTGTGGTACCAGTGATAGGGGAGAGGTGGTTGGCGTTCGTCAGCGTTTATTCAGACCCGAACTGCCTTATAACATGGTGTACGTGCCAGGTGGCTCTTTCTTGATGGGGCAAACCGATCAGGATGTAACCTTTGCACAAATTTCACAAACCAAGCAGGTTACCGTTTCTCCATTTTTCATGGACCAAACTGAGGTGAGTAACAGCCAGTACCACCAATTTGTAAATTGGGTGCGCGACTCTATCGCTATTACTACCTACCTGAACGACGATAAATATTACGTTAAGCCTAAAGATGCTAACGCAGCAGGCAATAAAAAATACATTAACTGGGATTATGTAAAAAAATACCCGGTTTGGAACGGTGCCCGTAAAGGACAAGCTTCAAACTCAGGCAAGCTGCAAGGTATGTATTACCAGGGCGATGATCAGATTTTGGGGCGAAATGAACTGGATGTTCGCTTGCTGAAGTATAACTATACCATAACCAACTTGCGTGAAGCTTCTAACTTACGCTTTGATAAAACCAAAAAACGTTCTGATTTCATTTTCCGTGATACTATAGCTATTTACCCCGATACGTTGGTTTGGCTGAATGACTTTGCTTATGCAGCTAACGAACCCATGGTAGAAGGTTATTTTTCACATCCGGCTTACCAGAATTATCCGGTAGTAGGCGTTAATTGGCGTCAGGCACGTGCGTTTACCATTTGGCGTCAGCGTTATAATGAAAATTATAAAGATGCCCGCCATTTACCCCGCCGTTTAGATTATAGCTTACCAACTGAAGCTGAATTTGAATATGCAGCGCGTGGTGGCCGTATTGGCACAGATTATCCTTGGGGTGGTCCTTATATTAAAAATTCAAAAGGTTGTTTGCAGGCTAACTTTAAACCTGGTCGTGGTAACTATACTGATGATGGTGGTCCTACTACTGTATCAGTACGCTCCTACTTCCCGAATGATTATGGCCTATATAACATGGCCGGTAACGTAGCCGAATGGACTTTATCTGCCTTTGATGAATCCTCATCTACCTTTGTGCACGATATGAACCCTACTTTTAACTACGATGCTAAATCTACCGATCCTGAGGTAATGAAGCGTAAAGTAGTACGCGGCGGCTCATGGAAAGATATTGGCTATTTTCTGCAAAATTCAACTCGTACTTATGAGTATCAGGATAGTGCAAAGGCCTACATTGGTTTCCGTTGCGTATCACACTTTGTGGGTCGTGATTTCAGAGACAAACGATAA
- the porL gene encoding type IX secretion system motor protein PorL/GldL, giving the protein MANKKQAPAWVGSVINFGATVVIIGLLFKIQHWPYASTFITVGLGTEAFLFALLGFFSSDGGPEQPTITANTATAPVLQSTGHTAALDKMLADAKINPELIGSLGEGLRTFGDKVSSISKVADAGAATTEFATKLKAAGTSYDNLSGAFAKASANLNELASSGTDAKAYHEQVTSLAKNLSALNAVYELELQDSSAHLKSMNKFYQNLSATMSNFNESLDDSNNFKDEVGRLAKNLGALNSIYGNMLTAMNQPRV; this is encoded by the coding sequence ATGGCTAACAAAAAACAAGCCCCAGCATGGGTAGGCAGCGTAATTAACTTCGGTGCCACCGTAGTAATTATTGGCTTATTATTTAAAATTCAACACTGGCCTTATGCCTCTACCTTCATTACTGTAGGTTTAGGTACAGAAGCTTTCTTGTTTGCACTTTTAGGTTTCTTCTCTTCTGATGGTGGGCCTGAGCAACCTACTATTACTGCCAACACCGCTACAGCACCTGTGCTGCAAAGCACCGGGCACACCGCAGCACTAGATAAAATGCTGGCTGATGCTAAAATTAATCCGGAACTGATTGGTTCATTAGGTGAAGGTTTAAGAACCTTTGGCGACAAAGTTTCTTCTATCTCTAAAGTAGCGGATGCCGGAGCTGCTACTACCGAATTTGCTACCAAACTGAAAGCTGCAGGTACCAGCTATGATAACTTGAGTGGCGCTTTTGCTAAAGCTTCAGCTAATCTGAATGAGTTGGCTTCTTCTGGAACTGATGCTAAAGCTTACCATGAGCAAGTAACCAGCCTGGCTAAAAACCTGAGTGCACTAAATGCTGTGTATGAACTGGAACTGCAGGATTCAAGTGCTCACCTGAAATCAATGAATAAATTCTATCAGAATTTATCAGCTACAATGAGCAACTTCAACGAATCATTAGATGATTCTAATAACTTTAAAGATGAAGTAGGCCGTTTAGCTAAAAACCTGGGTGCATTAAACTCCATTTATGGTAACATGCTAACTGCTATGAACCAACCACGTGTTTGA
- the porN gene encoding type IX secretion system ring subunit PorN/GldN, with protein MKRTVFVVGIFLLLGVSTFAQRRTTRRTRRSTPARQVNASGAQGNAASTTFNAQSADTARKLAGKPFERPLDGYFKKTNILSAKVTPYPNLREADVVYAKRIWREIDVREKMNTFMASPKARLIDILMDAISAGELTAYDPAPTKDDPGGDAFSTPLTPGKARAKLADSTLIKKFDKDGNEIGSVMQAGEFNPDSVVRYRIKEDWVFDKQRSIFEPRIIGIAPMMKLKVAGLDTDYQPMFWVYFPDARQVLATKEAISHNNDATGLSYDDIFVKRLFSSVIVKVSNDKDERIKDYAQGIDRLYESEKVKKTLMDWELDLWQY; from the coding sequence ATGAAAAGAACGGTTTTTGTAGTAGGCATATTCCTTTTGTTGGGCGTAAGTACTTTTGCACAACGTCGTACCACTCGCCGTACTCGGCGTAGTACACCAGCCCGGCAAGTAAATGCTTCGGGAGCACAGGGTAATGCGGCTAGCACTACTTTCAATGCACAATCTGCAGATACAGCCAGAAAGTTGGCCGGCAAGCCTTTTGAGCGCCCATTGGATGGTTATTTCAAAAAGACCAACATTTTAAGCGCTAAAGTAACGCCTTATCCAAATTTGAGGGAAGCTGACGTAGTGTATGCCAAACGTATTTGGCGTGAAATTGATGTGCGGGAAAAGATGAATACGTTTATGGCTTCGCCAAAAGCCCGTTTAATCGATATTTTGATGGATGCGATCAGCGCTGGTGAGCTAACCGCTTACGATCCGGCTCCAACTAAGGATGATCCGGGAGGTGATGCTTTTTCAACACCGCTTACGCCAGGTAAAGCCAGAGCTAAGCTAGCTGATAGCACGCTGATAAAGAAGTTTGATAAAGATGGTAACGAGATTGGTTCAGTAATGCAAGCTGGCGAGTTTAACCCTGATAGTGTAGTACGTTACCGTATTAAAGAAGATTGGGTGTTTGATAAACAGCGTTCTATATTTGAACCTCGCATTATTGGTATAGCGCCTATGATGAAGTTGAAAGTAGCCGGTTTAGATACCGATTATCAACCGATGTTCTGGGTGTATTTTCCGGATGCCCGGCAGGTACTGGCTACGAAAGAAGCCATTAGCCATAATAATGATGCTACCGGCCTGAGCTACGATGATATTTTTGTTAAACGTTTGTTCAGCAGTGTAATTGTTAAAGTATCAAACGATAAGGACGAGCGTATTAAAGATTATGCCCAAGGCATTGACCGTTTGTATGAATCTGAAAAGGTGAAAAAAACATTAATGGATTGGGAGTTGGATTTATGGCAATACTAA
- a CDS encoding uroporphyrinogen-III synthase, with product MEDRKKKVKSILVTLPKPENDKNPYAELAKKLNLKIDFRSFIHVEGVPAKDFRKERINLADFTAVIFTSRNSADHFFRICEEMRFEVPVDMKYFCLSETIALYLQKYIQYRKRKIFFGKQTASDLAEVLKKHSGEKFLYPCSDVAAEETQKFLSENGYNFTPAVLFRTVCSDLSDLADVFYDVIAFFSPSSILSLYQNFPDFKQNNTRIAAFGVTTHKAVLDAGLILDIPAPTPGAPSMTMAIEQYVKMVNK from the coding sequence TTGGAAGACAGAAAGAAAAAGGTTAAAAGTATATTGGTTACTTTACCTAAACCTGAAAACGACAAAAATCCTTACGCAGAACTAGCTAAAAAGCTAAATCTGAAAATTGATTTCAGGTCTTTCATTCACGTGGAGGGCGTACCGGCTAAGGATTTCCGTAAAGAAAGAATTAACCTGGCTGATTTCACCGCCGTTATCTTTACCAGCCGTAACTCTGCCGACCACTTTTTCCGCATTTGTGAAGAGATGCGTTTTGAAGTTCCGGTAGATATGAAGTACTTCTGTTTATCTGAAACTATAGCCTTATACCTGCAAAAGTATATTCAGTATCGCAAGCGTAAAATATTTTTCGGTAAACAAACGGCCAGCGATCTGGCTGAAGTATTGAAAAAGCATTCGGGCGAAAAATTCTTGTATCCTTGTTCTGACGTAGCTGCTGAAGAAACGCAGAAGTTCTTATCTGAAAACGGCTATAACTTTACGCCGGCAGTGCTGTTCCGTACCGTATGTAGTGATTTATCTGATTTGGCTGATGTATTTTATGATGTAATTGCATTTTTTAGCCCATCAAGTATATTATCCCTGTATCAAAACTTTCCTGATTTTAAACAAAATAATACCCGTATTGCTGCCTTCGGAGTAACAACGCATAAGGCTGTGTTAGATGCCGGGCTTATTCTAGATATACCTGCCCCAACACCTGGCGCGCCTTCCATGACTATGGCCATTGAGCAATATGTCAAAATGGTAAATAAATAA